A part of Saccharomonospora amisosensis genomic DNA contains:
- a CDS encoding GMC oxidoreductase codes for MSMSRRRLLGLAALNSAAALGLTTITTSRARASAPADFSPAVVIGTGYGAAVTALRLGQAGVPTLMLEMGQLWDTAADDGRVFCDMLAPDRRSMWLKTRTQAPLATFLWADINRDIERYAGVLDRVDHGAMSVYVGRGVGGGSLVNGAMAVTPKRSYFEEILPGVDADEMYGTYFPRANAALGVNNIDPDWFETCKAYQYARVSRKHAHNAGLNTTFVPSVYDFDYMRREEAQEVPRSALASEVIYGNNHGKGSLDKSYLPAALGTGNVTIRTLHEVRGIRRQPDRTYVLQVRELDTAGNVVATREIGARYVFLGAGSLGSTELLLRARDTATLPNLGAEVGQGWGTNGNVMLGRANHMWDTTGAVQSGMPALGIDAWDDPAHPVFAEIAPMPAGTELWVSLYLAITRTPERAHFTYDPAADAARLSWTADQGQPSIEAAKVMFDKINRVNATVYRTDLFGDTRAFEDRFTYHPLGGLVLGEATDSYGRVAGYDNLYVTDGSLIPGSTGVNPFVTITALAERNIERVLAEDIS; via the coding sequence CAACTCGGCCGCGGCTCTCGGTCTGACCACCATCACCACCTCGCGGGCAAGGGCGTCCGCCCCTGCCGACTTCTCGCCCGCCGTGGTCATCGGCACCGGGTACGGCGCCGCCGTCACCGCGCTGCGGCTCGGACAGGCGGGGGTGCCCACGTTGATGCTCGAGATGGGCCAGCTGTGGGACACCGCCGCGGACGACGGGCGGGTCTTCTGCGACATGCTCGCCCCCGACCGGCGCTCGATGTGGCTCAAGACGCGCACCCAGGCGCCACTGGCGACCTTCCTGTGGGCCGACATCAACCGCGACATCGAGCGGTACGCGGGTGTGCTCGACCGGGTGGATCACGGCGCGATGTCCGTCTACGTCGGCAGGGGTGTCGGCGGTGGCTCGCTGGTCAACGGGGCGATGGCGGTCACGCCGAAGCGGTCGTACTTCGAGGAGATCCTTCCCGGTGTCGATGCCGACGAGATGTACGGCACCTATTTCCCCCGAGCCAACGCCGCACTCGGGGTCAACAACATCGACCCGGACTGGTTCGAGACCTGCAAGGCCTACCAGTACGCGCGGGTGTCCAGGAAACACGCCCACAATGCCGGGCTGAACACCACCTTCGTTCCCAGCGTCTACGACTTCGACTACATGCGAAGGGAAGAGGCGCAGGAGGTGCCGCGTTCGGCACTGGCGTCGGAGGTCATCTACGGCAACAACCACGGCAAGGGCTCGCTGGACAAGTCCTACCTGCCCGCCGCGCTCGGCACGGGCAACGTGACCATCCGCACGCTGCACGAGGTGCGCGGCATTCGCAGGCAACCCGACCGCACCTACGTGCTGCAGGTGCGTGAACTGGACACCGCGGGCAACGTGGTCGCGACCAGGGAGATCGGCGCCCGGTACGTGTTCCTCGGCGCGGGCAGCCTGGGTTCGACCGAACTTCTGCTGCGGGCACGTGACACCGCGACACTGCCGAACCTCGGGGCCGAGGTGGGGCAGGGCTGGGGCACCAACGGCAACGTCATGCTCGGGCGGGCCAACCATATGTGGGACACCACCGGCGCGGTGCAGTCCGGGATGCCCGCACTCGGTATCGATGCGTGGGACGACCCCGCACACCCGGTGTTCGCCGAGATCGCCCCGATGCCCGCGGGCACGGAGCTGTGGGTGAGCCTGTACCTCGCCATCACCCGCACCCCGGAGCGCGCGCACTTCACCTACGACCCTGCGGCCGACGCGGCCCGGCTGAGCTGGACAGCGGATCAGGGACAGCCGTCCATCGAGGCGGCGAAGGTGATGTTCGACAAGATCAACCGGGTGAACGCCACGGTTTACCGAACGGATCTGTTCGGCGACACCCGGGCGTTCGAGGACCGGTTCACCTACCACCCGCTCGGCGGGCTGGTGCTCGGCGAGGCGACCGACTCCTACGGCCGCGTTGCCGGCTACGACAACCTCTACGTCACCGACGGTTCGCTGATCCCGGGCAGCACCGGCGTCAACCCGTTCGTGACCATCACCGCGCTCGCCGAGCGCAACATCGAGCGAGTGCTGGCCGAGGACATCAGCTAG
- a CDS encoding dTDP-4-dehydrorhamnose 3,5-epimerase family protein — MDVRELAVRDAYEFSPPVFPDQRGLFVAPFQEPAFVKAVGHPMRVAQTNHSVSRKGTVRGVHFADTPPGQAKYVYCPSGSLLDVVVDLRVGSPTFGRWDAVRLDSGEFRAVYLAEGLGHAFMALEDGTAMAYLCSTSYNPPAEHGITPLDPALELPWPPNVEPILSEKDSCAPTLEQARSAGLLPEYEACVAHYERLRAG; from the coding sequence ATGGACGTGCGCGAACTGGCCGTGCGAGACGCCTACGAATTCAGCCCACCCGTCTTCCCCGACCAGCGCGGGCTGTTCGTGGCCCCGTTCCAGGAACCGGCTTTCGTCAAGGCGGTAGGACACCCCATGCGGGTCGCGCAGACGAACCACAGCGTGTCGCGCAAGGGGACGGTGCGTGGTGTCCACTTCGCCGACACACCGCCGGGGCAGGCCAAGTACGTCTACTGCCCGAGCGGCTCGTTGCTGGACGTCGTGGTGGACCTGCGAGTCGGCTCGCCGACGTTCGGCCGGTGGGACGCGGTGAGGCTGGACAGCGGCGAGTTCCGCGCCGTCTACCTCGCGGAGGGGCTCGGCCACGCCTTCATGGCGCTCGAGGACGGCACCGCGATGGCCTACCTGTGCTCCACGAGCTACAACCCGCCCGCCGAACACGGGATCACGCCACTGGACCCGGCACTCGAGCTGCCGTGGCCGCCGAACGTGGAGCCGATCCTGTCCGAGAAGGACTCCTGCGCGCCGACGCTGGAGCAGGCCCGGTCGGCGGGCCTGCTGCCGGAATACGAAGCGTGTGTGGCCCACTACGAACGCCTGCGGGCGGGTTGA
- a CDS encoding NAD(P)-dependent malic enzyme: MSQAQVSDEEIFSGHEGGKLSVTANRSITQARDLSIAYTPGVAKVSRAIADDAALAQRYTWAQRLVAVVSDGTAVLGLGDIGPSAALPVMEGKSVLFKSFAGLNSIPLVLDTVDVDEIVETLVRLRPSFGAVNLEDVAAPRCFELEERLKEALDCPVMHDDQHGTAIVVLAALRGANMVLDQALADQRVVISGAGAAGVACAKILRAAGAGDIVVLDSKGIIHEGRSGLNPVKERLAADTNSGGLRGGLAEALNGADVFIGLSSSTVDEGLLSTMADDSIVFALSNPDPEVHPDVAARHASIVATGRSDFPNQINNVLAFPGVFRGALDAGARAITENMKLAAADAIASVAADKLAPDHIVPSPLDPRVAAEVAAAVAKAAEADEVTD; the protein is encoded by the coding sequence GTGTCCCAAGCTCAGGTGAGCGACGAGGAGATCTTCTCCGGTCACGAGGGCGGCAAGCTCTCCGTGACCGCCAACCGTTCCATCACACAGGCACGCGACCTTTCCATCGCGTACACGCCCGGGGTAGCGAAGGTCAGCCGCGCGATCGCCGACGACGCGGCGCTGGCGCAGCGCTACACCTGGGCGCAGCGCCTCGTCGCCGTGGTGAGCGACGGCACAGCGGTACTCGGACTCGGTGACATCGGCCCGAGCGCGGCGTTGCCCGTGATGGAGGGCAAGTCGGTGCTTTTCAAGAGCTTCGCCGGGCTGAACTCGATTCCGCTCGTGCTGGATACCGTCGACGTCGACGAGATCGTGGAGACCCTGGTCCGGCTGCGGCCCTCGTTCGGCGCGGTGAACCTGGAGGACGTCGCCGCGCCGCGTTGCTTCGAGCTGGAGGAGCGTCTCAAGGAGGCGCTCGACTGCCCGGTGATGCACGACGACCAGCATGGCACGGCGATCGTGGTGCTTGCCGCGCTTCGTGGCGCCAACATGGTGCTGGACCAGGCGCTGGCCGATCAGCGGGTGGTCATCTCCGGCGCGGGTGCGGCAGGTGTGGCGTGCGCCAAGATCCTGCGCGCGGCCGGTGCGGGCGACATCGTCGTGCTGGACTCCAAGGGGATCATCCACGAGGGCAGGAGCGGGTTGAATCCGGTCAAGGAGCGCCTCGCTGCCGACACGAACAGTGGCGGACTGCGCGGCGGGCTCGCGGAGGCACTCAACGGCGCCGACGTGTTCATCGGCCTTTCCAGCTCCACCGTGGACGAGGGCCTGCTGAGCACGATGGCGGACGACTCCATCGTATTCGCACTGTCCAATCCGGACCCGGAGGTGCATCCGGACGTCGCGGCACGGCACGCCTCGATCGTCGCGACCGGACGCAGTGATTTCCCCAACCAGATCAACAACGTGCTGGCCTTCCCTGGCGTGTTCCGCGGCGCGCTCGACGCGGGTGCACGGGCCATCACGGAGAACATGAAGCTGGCCGCCGCCGACGCGATCGCCTCGGTGGCCGCCGACAAGCTGGCGCCCGATCACATCGTGCCGAGCCCGCTCGACCCGAGGGTCGCCGCCGAGGTGGCCGCCGCCGTGGCCAAGGCGGCCGAGGCCGACGAGGTGACCGACTAG
- a CDS encoding bis-aminopropyl spermidine synthase family protein, giving the protein MNPLRPRARPVRLVTALLNEGWRDIDELVHGSALPRRSVEELLAELGDDLEHRGDLVRLREGSAARAAELAGLPAEPPGDLLDRIRSHIEGVPAPLPALDHVQATPETVLRRARWLDEEYDLRQARLLFLGDHDLTSLAVRALRPDAGLTVVDVDDRVLEYLDDLSDSSIRTVHTDLRFGLPLAVAGSADVVFSDPPYTQAGMALFAARGVECLVRQRESRLLLAYGYSERHPTLGRQVQRELLSLGLTFEAIIPDFHRYTGAQAVGSAADLYVCQPTARASGKGARKGKAEQAIYTRGPRSVEANQAPRPLRDALAAIAAEGGRAVEQRDPDWTRPRAVSEGVAIAVDLTGDPGPWLLRVLLAVNADRVAALVPNAHPDLTNARAQAALIDLIEPKYRLRLLRSTPDNSHAVVVAEARPATEADSGVHAVWTRAHARLGNVWPRAGADIADLRLIDLPRHRIAGVRHQLDPR; this is encoded by the coding sequence GTGAACCCGTTGCGCCCGCGAGCACGCCCCGTCCGGCTGGTGACAGCACTGCTGAATGAGGGCTGGCGTGACATCGACGAGCTCGTACATGGCAGCGCACTGCCAAGGCGCAGCGTCGAGGAACTGCTGGCCGAACTAGGTGACGACCTCGAACATCGTGGCGACTTGGTGAGGCTGCGCGAGGGCTCGGCCGCGCGCGCGGCCGAGCTGGCGGGCCTGCCCGCGGAGCCACCGGGCGACCTGCTCGACCGGATTCGCTCCCACATCGAAGGTGTTCCCGCACCGCTGCCCGCTCTCGATCACGTGCAGGCCACGCCCGAGACCGTGCTGCGCAGGGCCCGCTGGCTGGACGAGGAGTACGACCTGCGGCAGGCACGGCTGCTGTTCCTCGGCGACCACGACCTGACCTCGCTGGCGGTTCGAGCGCTGCGGCCCGATGCCGGACTCACGGTGGTGGACGTCGACGACCGCGTCCTGGAGTACCTCGACGACCTCAGCGACTCCTCGATCCGCACCGTGCACACCGACCTGCGATTCGGGTTGCCGCTGGCGGTGGCAGGCAGCGCGGACGTGGTGTTCAGCGACCCGCCCTACACGCAGGCGGGCATGGCGCTGTTCGCGGCCCGCGGCGTCGAGTGCCTCGTGCGGCAGCGGGAAAGCCGCCTGCTGCTGGCGTACGGCTACAGCGAGCGCCACCCCACACTCGGCAGGCAAGTGCAGCGCGAGCTGCTTTCGCTTGGGCTGACCTTCGAGGCGATCATTCCCGACTTCCACCGCTACACCGGTGCGCAGGCGGTCGGCAGCGCCGCCGACCTGTACGTGTGCCAACCGACCGCGCGCGCTTCCGGAAAGGGCGCGAGGAAGGGCAAGGCGGAACAGGCCATCTACACGCGGGGTCCGAGGTCGGTGGAGGCGAACCAGGCGCCGCGGCCACTGCGTGACGCGCTCGCGGCGATCGCGGCCGAGGGTGGAAGAGCGGTCGAGCAGCGCGACCCCGACTGGACGAGGCCGCGGGCCGTATCCGAGGGCGTGGCGATCGCCGTGGACCTCACCGGTGACCCGGGTCCATGGTTGTTGCGGGTGCTGCTGGCGGTGAACGCCGACCGGGTGGCGGCACTGGTTCCCAACGCCCATCCCGACCTGACCAACGCACGAGCGCAGGCGGCGCTGATCGACCTCATCGAGCCCAAGTACCGGTTGCGGCTACTGCGCAGCACCCCCGACAACAGCCACGCCGTCGTGGTCGCCGAGGCCCGACCCGCCACGGAGGCGGATTCGGGCGTGCACGCGGTATGGACCCGCGCGCACGCCCGGCTCGGCAACGTCTGGCCGCGGGCGGGTGCCGACATAGCCGACCTCCGCCTGATCGACCTACCGAGACACCGGATCGCCGGCGTCCGGCACCAACTCGACCCGAGGTAA
- a CDS encoding S8 family peptidase, whose amino-acid sequence MRTNRKFRHRSLAGLGLAAGVATITLVGGIPGAAAQEGTILGAGAEGAIDNSYIVVLNDGSSVDRVADRHGADVERQYHSALRGFAATMSEAEAKRAAADPAVAYVEQNRTVHTMADQANPPSWGLDRIDQRDLPLDDNYSYSTTASNVTAYVIDTGILTSHSDFGGRARSGYDFVDNDSNATDCNGHGTHVAGTIGGSAHGVAKAVDLVAVRVLDCNGSGSYDGVIAGIDWVTNNAQGPAVANMSLGGGASTAVDDAVRRSINAGVTYALAAGNDYGADACGTSPARTAEAITVGSTTSSDARSSFSNIGSCLDIFAPGSSITSTWIGSNTATNTISGTSMATPHVAGAAALYLADNPSASPRQVRDALVNNGTTGVVGSPGSGSPNVLLYTGTGSTTPPEPTNCDPVTNDTNVNIPDAGPAVTSSVTVSGCDRAASSSATVEVDIRHSYRGDLVIDLVAPDGTTTRLKNSGWDSADNVQQAYTVDASASAANGTWSLRVQDVYSYDTGYINSWTFTP is encoded by the coding sequence TTGCGAACCAACAGGAAGTTCAGGCACAGGTCATTGGCAGGCCTCGGCCTGGCCGCCGGCGTCGCCACCATAACCCTGGTCGGCGGCATTCCCGGCGCGGCAGCACAGGAGGGAACCATCCTGGGTGCCGGCGCCGAAGGCGCGATCGACAACAGCTATATCGTCGTACTGAACGACGGCTCGTCGGTCGATCGCGTGGCCGATCGCCACGGCGCGGATGTCGAACGCCAGTACCACAGTGCGTTGCGGGGCTTCGCGGCCACGATGAGCGAGGCCGAGGCGAAGCGGGCGGCCGCGGACCCGGCCGTGGCCTATGTCGAGCAGAACAGAACCGTGCACACCATGGCCGACCAGGCCAACCCCCCGTCGTGGGGACTCGACCGGATCGACCAGCGTGACCTTCCGCTGGACGACAACTACAGCTACTCCACCACGGCGTCGAACGTCACCGCCTACGTCATCGACACCGGCATCCTCACCTCGCACAGCGACTTCGGTGGCCGCGCGCGGTCCGGTTACGACTTCGTGGACAACGACTCCAACGCCACTGACTGCAACGGGCACGGTACCCATGTCGCGGGCACCATCGGTGGCTCGGCACACGGCGTCGCCAAGGCGGTCGACCTCGTCGCCGTGCGCGTGCTGGACTGCAACGGCTCCGGCAGTTACGACGGCGTCATCGCAGGCATCGACTGGGTGACCAACAACGCGCAGGGCCCCGCGGTGGCGAACATGAGCCTCGGCGGCGGTGCCTCCACGGCGGTGGACGACGCGGTGCGCCGCTCGATCAACGCGGGCGTCACCTACGCGCTCGCGGCGGGCAACGACTACGGTGCCGACGCCTGCGGCACCTCCCCCGCGCGTACCGCCGAGGCGATCACCGTGGGCTCCACCACGAGCTCCGATGCCAGGTCGAGCTTCTCCAACATCGGAAGCTGCCTCGACATCTTCGCGCCGGGCAGCAGCATCACGTCCACCTGGATCGGCAGCAACACGGCGACCAACACGATCAGTGGTACCTCCATGGCGACACCGCACGTGGCGGGCGCGGCGGCGCTGTACCTGGCCGACAACCCGTCGGCAAGCCCGCGGCAGGTCCGCGACGCGCTGGTGAACAACGGCACCACCGGCGTGGTCGGTAGCCCCGGCAGTGGTTCGCCCAACGTCCTGCTCTACACCGGCACCGGCTCCACCACGCCGCCGGAGCCGACCAACTGCGACCCGGTCACCAACGACACCAACGTCAACATCCCCGACGCGGGTCCCGCGGTGACCAGTTCGGTGACGGTCAGCGGCTGCGACCGTGCCGCCTCCAGCTCCGCGACGGTGGAGGTCGACATCCGGCACAGCTACCGGGGTGACCTGGTGATCGACCTGGTGGCCCCGGACGGCACCACGACGCGGCTGAAGAACTCCGGATGGGACTCCGCGGACAACGTCCAGCAGGCCTACACCGTTGACGCGTCGGCCTCGGCGGCCAACGGCACCTGGAGCCTGCGAGTGCAGGATGTGTACAGCTACGACACCGGCTACATCAACAGCTGGACGTTCACCCCGTAA
- a CDS encoding multifunctional oxoglutarate decarboxylase/oxoglutarate dehydrogenase thiamine pyrophosphate-binding subunit/dihydrolipoyllysine-residue succinyltransferase subunit → MSSSSPASQFGPNEWLVEEMYDQFLADPSSVDAAWHEFFTDFKPTQPTQTTQAKPDTTTAERTPSPNGQSTTPTTEQRRPSSAAPATPPAGTPPAPAQPPKAQPAPAKPAPSKPASAAAKQRPEQETKPLRGAAAAIAKNMDASLSVPTATSVRAVPAKLMADNRIVINNHLKRTRGGKISFTHLIGYAMVRALRDFPNLNRHYAVIDGKPHAVTPEHVNLGLAIDMKGKDDQRTLVVASIKNTENMTFLQFWQAYEEIVKKARNNKLTADDFAGTTISLTNPGGIGTNHSMPRLQAGQGAIIGVGAMQYPAHFEGTSEQTLVNLGVSKIMTLTSTYDHRIIQGAESGEFLKRIHGLLLGEDGFYDDIFTSLRLPYEPVRWVEDIPEGEIDKTARVLELIDAYRMRGHLMADTDPLNYRQRRHEDLDILSHGLTLWDLDREFAVGGFAGKQRMKLRDVLGVLRDSYCRTVGVEYTHILDPDERRWIQERVEVPHEKPEPSVQKYVLSKLNAAEAFETFLQTKYVGQKRFSLEGGETVIPLLDTVLDKAAEHELDEVVIGMPHRGRLNVLANIVGKPISQIFQEFEGNLDPGQAHGSGDVKYHLGAEGKYFRMFGDGETKVSLTANPSHLETVDPVLEGIVRAKQDILDKGDRDSGGFTVLPVLLHGDAAFAGQGVVAETLNLALLRGYRTGGTVHVIINNQVGFTTAPEHARSSQYATDVAKMIGAPIFHVNGDDPEAAYWVARLAVDYRQAFNKDVVIDMICYRRRGHNEGDDPSMTQPAMYDIIDAKRSVRKTYTEALIGRGDISMEEAEAALRDFSSQLEHVFNEVRELEKHPIAPSPSVEEEQQVPTKVPTAVSSEVISHIGDAFVNLPEGFTPHPRVKPVLERRHKMSREGGIDWAFGELLAFGSLAMEGKLVRLSGQDSRRGTFTQRHSVLIDRKTGQEYSPLQHLAQSQGRVMIYDSALSEYAAVGFEYGYAVANSDALVMWEAQFGDFVNGAQTVIDEYISSGEAKWGQLSDVVLLLPHGHEGQGPDHTSGRIERFLQLCAEGSMTVAVPSTPANYFHLLRRHALDGVNRPLIVFTPKSMLRNKLATSAIEDFTGQSKFLSVVDDADIDPGKARKVLLTSGKLYWELVVERQKRQLDDIAIVRVEQYYPLPKKKLLAAMQRYSAASQVVWVQEEPENQGAWPFFGLHLPRKLPEVFSGLHAVTRRPMAAPSAGSSKVHEVEQRALIEKAFE, encoded by the coding sequence GTGTCCAGCAGCAGCCCTGCGTCACAGTTCGGCCCCAACGAATGGCTCGTCGAGGAGATGTACGACCAGTTCCTCGCCGACCCCTCCTCAGTCGACGCCGCCTGGCATGAGTTCTTCACCGATTTCAAGCCAACTCAGCCAACGCAGACCACACAGGCCAAGCCGGACACCACGACCGCCGAGCGCACCCCCTCGCCCAACGGGCAGTCCACCACCCCCACTACGGAGCAACGCAGGCCGAGTTCAGCCGCACCAGCAACCCCGCCCGCGGGCACTCCACCGGCGCCCGCCCAACCACCGAAGGCCCAGCCCGCGCCCGCCAAGCCCGCGCCATCCAAGCCCGCGTCCGCCGCGGCGAAGCAGAGACCCGAGCAGGAGACCAAGCCGTTGCGCGGCGCGGCCGCGGCCATCGCGAAGAACATGGACGCCTCGCTGAGCGTGCCGACGGCCACCAGCGTGCGCGCGGTGCCCGCCAAGTTGATGGCGGACAACCGCATCGTGATCAACAATCACCTCAAGCGCACCCGAGGCGGGAAGATCTCGTTCACGCACCTGATCGGCTACGCGATGGTCAGGGCGCTTCGCGACTTCCCGAACCTGAACCGTCACTACGCGGTCATCGACGGCAAGCCGCACGCGGTGACCCCCGAGCATGTCAACCTCGGCCTCGCGATCGACATGAAGGGCAAGGACGACCAGCGCACCCTCGTGGTCGCCTCGATCAAGAACACGGAGAACATGACGTTCCTCCAGTTCTGGCAGGCATACGAGGAGATCGTCAAGAAGGCCAGGAACAACAAGCTCACCGCCGACGACTTCGCGGGCACCACGATCTCACTGACCAACCCCGGCGGCATCGGCACCAACCACTCGATGCCCCGGCTGCAGGCAGGACAGGGCGCGATCATCGGTGTCGGCGCCATGCAGTACCCGGCCCACTTCGAGGGCACCAGTGAGCAAACGCTGGTCAACCTCGGCGTCAGCAAGATCATGACGCTGACCTCGACCTACGACCACCGCATCATCCAGGGCGCGGAATCGGGCGAGTTCCTCAAGCGCATCCACGGCTTGCTGCTCGGCGAGGACGGCTTCTACGACGACATCTTCACGTCGTTGCGGTTGCCATACGAGCCGGTGCGCTGGGTCGAGGACATCCCCGAAGGCGAGATCGACAAGACGGCACGCGTGCTCGAGTTGATCGACGCCTACCGCATGCGCGGCCACCTGATGGCCGACACCGACCCGCTGAACTACCGGCAGCGCAGGCACGAGGACCTCGACATCCTCTCCCACGGGCTGACGCTGTGGGACCTCGACCGAGAGTTCGCCGTCGGCGGGTTCGCGGGCAAGCAGCGCATGAAGCTGCGCGACGTACTCGGTGTGCTGCGCGACTCCTACTGCCGCACGGTGGGGGTGGAGTACACCCACATCCTCGACCCAGACGAGCGGCGCTGGATCCAGGAGCGCGTGGAGGTACCGCACGAGAAGCCGGAACCGTCCGTGCAGAAGTACGTGCTGTCCAAGCTCAACGCAGCCGAGGCGTTCGAGACGTTCCTGCAGACCAAGTACGTGGGACAGAAGCGGTTCTCGCTCGAGGGCGGCGAAACGGTGATCCCGCTGCTTGACACCGTGCTGGACAAGGCGGCCGAGCACGAGCTGGACGAGGTCGTCATCGGGATGCCCCACCGAGGCAGGCTCAACGTGCTCGCCAACATCGTCGGCAAGCCGATCTCGCAGATCTTCCAGGAGTTCGAGGGCAACCTCGACCCTGGCCAGGCACACGGTTCCGGTGACGTGAAGTACCACCTTGGCGCCGAGGGCAAGTACTTCCGGATGTTCGGCGACGGCGAGACCAAGGTGTCGCTGACCGCGAACCCGTCGCACCTGGAGACCGTGGACCCGGTGCTGGAAGGCATCGTCCGTGCCAAGCAGGACATCCTGGACAAGGGCGACCGTGATTCCGGCGGCTTCACCGTCCTGCCCGTGCTGCTCCACGGCGACGCGGCGTTCGCCGGACAGGGCGTGGTGGCCGAGACGTTGAACCTCGCGCTGCTGCGCGGATACCGCACCGGCGGCACCGTGCACGTCATCATCAACAACCAGGTCGGTTTCACCACCGCACCCGAACACGCGCGCTCCTCGCAGTACGCCACCGACGTGGCGAAGATGATCGGTGCGCCGATCTTCCACGTGAACGGCGACGACCCCGAGGCGGCGTACTGGGTGGCCCGGCTCGCCGTCGACTACCGGCAGGCGTTCAACAAGGACGTCGTGATCGACATGATCTGCTACCGGCGGCGCGGGCACAACGAGGGCGACGACCCTTCGATGACCCAGCCCGCGATGTACGACATCATCGACGCCAAGCGCAGCGTGCGAAAGACCTACACCGAGGCGCTGATCGGCCGAGGCGACATCTCCATGGAAGAGGCCGAGGCCGCGCTGCGTGACTTCTCCAGCCAACTGGAGCACGTGTTCAACGAGGTGCGGGAACTCGAGAAGCACCCGATCGCGCCAAGCCCGTCGGTGGAGGAGGAACAGCAGGTTCCCACCAAGGTGCCGACCGCGGTCAGCTCCGAGGTGATCTCCCACATCGGCGACGCGTTCGTGAACCTGCCCGAGGGCTTCACCCCGCACCCGCGGGTCAAGCCGGTACTGGAGCGGCGACACAAGATGTCGCGCGAGGGCGGCATCGACTGGGCGTTCGGCGAGCTGCTCGCCTTCGGCTCGCTCGCCATGGAGGGCAAGCTGGTGCGACTTTCCGGGCAGGACTCCCGGCGGGGCACCTTCACCCAGCGCCACTCCGTGCTCATAGACCGAAAGACCGGCCAGGAGTACTCGCCGCTGCAACACCTGGCGCAGAGCCAGGGCCGGGTGATGATCTACGACTCGGCACTCTCGGAGTACGCGGCCGTCGGGTTCGAGTACGGCTACGCGGTGGCCAACTCCGACGCGCTCGTGATGTGGGAGGCGCAGTTCGGCGACTTCGTCAACGGTGCGCAGACGGTCATCGACGAGTACATCTCCTCCGGTGAGGCCAAGTGGGGCCAGCTGTCCGACGTGGTGCTGCTGCTGCCGCACGGCCACGAGGGCCAGGGGCCGGACCACACCTCCGGACGCATCGAGCGGTTCCTGCAACTGTGCGCGGAGGGCTCGATGACCGTCGCGGTGCCCTCGACGCCCGCGAACTACTTCCACCTGTTGCGCAGGCACGCGCTCGACGGCGTCAACCGGCCGCTGATCGTGTTCACGCCCAAGTCGATGCTGCGCAACAAGCTCGCGACCTCCGCGATCGAGGACTTCACCGGTCAGTCGAAGTTCCTCTCGGTCGTCGACGACGCGGACATCGACCCGGGCAAGGCTCGCAAGGTGCTGCTCACCTCGGGGAAGCTGTACTGGGAGCTCGTGGTGGAACGGCAGAAGCGGCAACTCGACGACATCGCGATCGTGCGTGTCGAGCAGTACTACCCGCTGCCGAAGAAGAAGCTGCTCGCCGCGATGCAGCGGTACTCGGCTGCGAGCCAGGTCGTGTGGGTGCAGGAGGAACCGGAGAACCAGGGTGCATGGCCGTTCTTCGGGCTGCACCTGCCGCGCAAGCTGCCTGAGGTGTTCTCCGGCCTGCATGCGGTCACGCGCAGGCCGATGGCCGCACCCTCAGCGGGCTCGTCGAAGGTGCACGAGGTCGAGCAGCGTGCGCTGATCGAGAAGGCGTTCGAGTAG
- a CDS encoding YbaB/EbfC family nucleoid-associated protein — protein MADLGDVERMVDNWERDAAERARRYEQMREQVERISITESVAKGAVSVTVGANGVPTDVSMTDGVRKMSPDEIAANVVRAMRKAQAKYPQRLQEITAATVGEDATTRHLLATAAERFPEPPDEDDDPARPAQGRQLRVEIEEEEPAAPRRPRGQAPRRRPARASEEEDGDFGDQSFLRRD, from the coding sequence GTGGCCGATCTGGGGGACGTCGAGCGCATGGTCGACAATTGGGAGCGCGACGCCGCGGAACGCGCACGGCGCTACGAGCAGATGCGCGAGCAGGTGGAGCGGATCTCCATCACCGAATCCGTCGCCAAGGGCGCGGTGAGTGTGACGGTGGGCGCCAACGGGGTGCCGACCGACGTTTCGATGACCGACGGCGTGCGCAAGATGAGCCCCGACGAGATCGCGGCCAACGTGGTGCGCGCGATGCGCAAGGCGCAGGCGAAGTATCCACAGCGGTTGCAGGAGATCACCGCCGCCACGGTGGGTGAGGACGCGACGACGCGGCACCTGCTGGCGACCGCGGCCGAACGGTTCCCTGAGCCGCCTGACGAGGACGACGATCCCGCCCGGCCCGCGCAGGGTAGGCAACTGCGGGTGGAGATCGAGGAAGAAGAGCCCGCGGCCCCGCGAAGGCCGCGCGGGCAGGCACCTCGACGGCGACCGGCGCGGGCGAGCGAGGAAGAGGACGGTGACTTCGGCGATCAGTCCTTCCTGAGACGCGACTGA